A portion of the Calothrix sp. 336/3 genome contains these proteins:
- a CDS encoding O-antigen ligase, which translates to MNNKSINLFFNNIEIYIVGLLLLIAEATWIPLLNSSFVNILTYALVIFLILRRLPRFAYVATRDMSLLIFVGLAVISILWSVSPSDTFMHIRAALRSTLFGIYLSTQYTPREILRLLCWVTAIAAILSIIACLSLPSLAIDSTITSTGAWQGIFAHKQNLGRFMSFTASIFLVLLLDKSHRRFINIAGLILAVALIILSQSKTALISLVLLISLLPLYKVIQQKKARAFSLLIALLVGSSIATLLAVNLETIVVDILGKNLELNGRTPIWELSILQGIQRPFWGYGYNAFWTSSYGNQVIMNTWAGLDEKFASGEIIFHAHNGFLDIFLQLGMIGFCVFILHFFSVVMRIIKLIVLTRKIEYFWMLIFLEFYFVANMAEGLIILPTNGIYWVIYISIVLSSAVELKRIEFMQKSIALSF; encoded by the coding sequence TTGAATAATAAATCAATCAATCTGTTCTTTAACAATATAGAGATATACATTGTCGGATTATTGTTATTGATTGCTGAAGCTACATGGATTCCATTACTGAATTCATCTTTTGTTAATATCCTGACCTATGCATTAGTAATTTTCTTGATTCTGCGCCGTTTGCCGAGATTTGCCTACGTTGCTACAAGGGACATGTCCCTATTAATATTTGTTGGATTGGCGGTGATTTCCATTTTATGGTCTGTCAGTCCCTCGGATACTTTTATGCATATTCGAGCCGCATTACGTTCTACATTGTTTGGTATATATTTATCTACCCAATACACGCCAAGAGAAATCTTGCGTTTACTGTGCTGGGTGACGGCGATCGCTGCTATTTTAAGTATTATCGCTTGTTTGAGCTTGCCATCTCTAGCAATTGACAGCACTATTACGAGTACTGGAGCATGGCAAGGAATTTTTGCTCATAAACAAAATTTAGGACGTTTTATGAGTTTTACTGCCTCCATCTTTTTAGTTCTATTGTTGGATAAATCTCATCGTCGATTCATAAATATTGCAGGATTGATATTAGCAGTTGCTCTTATTATCCTCTCTCAAAGCAAAACTGCTCTAATATCTCTGGTCTTACTCATCTCTTTACTTCCTTTATATAAAGTTATCCAGCAGAAAAAAGCCAGAGCATTTTCCCTACTTATAGCCCTACTAGTTGGCAGTAGTATCGCTACCTTACTAGCTGTGAATCTAGAAACCATAGTAGTCGATATCCTAGGAAAAAATTTAGAACTTAATGGTCGTACTCCTATCTGGGAACTATCAATACTACAAGGTATACAAAGACCATTTTGGGGCTATGGATATAATGCATTTTGGACATCCAGTTATGGTAATCAAGTGATTATGAATACATGGGCTGGCTTAGATGAAAAATTTGCTAGTGGTGAAATTATATTTCATGCTCATAATGGTTTTTTAGATATCTTTTTACAATTAGGCATGATTGGATTCTGTGTCTTTATCTTACATTTCTTCAGTGTAGTCATGCGCATAATTAAACTAATAGTATTGACTCGAAAAATAGAGTACTTTTGGATGTTGATTTTTCTGGAATTTTATTTTGTGGCAAATATGGCAGAAG